The Amphiura filiformis chromosome 6, Afil_fr2py, whole genome shotgun sequence genome segment ATTGAGAGTATTGTATtgctgtcatcatggtcattataCTTTGCGTCACAACCCAAGATCCATAAACAATTATTTATTAAGAGTCAATGAACTGAAAACTTGGACATTGTGATGTCAAACAGCAGGACCAATGAAATGCCTTATTACACACTAAACAGCATGAACAGGGGGTAAATGTCTCTACTACATCTCCTGGCCTTTCATGACTATAAACCAAAGATTAAACCAAGCAACTATTTGACAACCTGTGTACAAGAGACAGTATTACCAGTATCGTTCTCAGACATAATTCATGCTTCAAGCAAGTTTTACAAAATTAGATATGCTAAGACCTGGTACTGGGTGTTTTGATCAGTGTTCCTGCGGAACAAACAGGGGGAACAAAAAAGgcatacaaatttcaaattcccaagACTATCATGCGATTCTCCCGAAATGGTTGACATGCGGTCTCCCATCCACCTTTTTGCGCACATCACTGTCTGTTCAACCGGGAAGGAGCACCGCGATATTTATAATGCGCGTATCTTGATTTCATTTGAAAAGGTAAAACGTGAGTGTTGACTCGGGGCTTAGCCACAATGCAATTCTTTTTAAAATGCTGTCAAAACGTCAAAGTCCAATGaaataaatatgacaaaataAATGGATGGTTGAATTGCTCGTACAATATATGACCCTTTTGGTGGAATTTCTGTGGGCGTTTAATCTAGGCTTAGTTCATTTGAATCAACCATCCATATCAGTGCTTTTTAAACTTGAATTTTGcaagagaaaaaaaaacccacaaatttATAACCATCGCTATGGCACATAGccacataagcatgataagcatgCTATTGCGTACAGATAATGCTTTATACAAGTATATGTATTGACAAGATTGACAGGGGTGTGTATATAAATGTGCATACAATTTAGAAAACAGTATTAGGCAAATATGtcactttataggcctattgattgtattgaattttacttggtcgtcaatgattttcattatataaatcaaaatttgcaTAAGTTTTTTCGTCTGGTCCTAAGGAATAAAAAATAATCAATGGTCAGGTATCTCCAGAACATGcctaattaatcatgttaatgaggTATGTATCAAAGAGTACAATAACAGTGTCAtaggttaaattttaaaaatgctccaaattgaataaaaatagtataaaattatTCGTATTTACGAATGCTTATGATAAATACAAAAAATTTGTAATTTGAGATATAAGGAGTCATTTTATTCTCGAATTATGGGCCCAAGTTCAACaaccatatgtgactggacactacgaatcagccgtaaagtcggcccggtcaattttgctttatttcgtgtttagaaaatatatatcataagctttaaaatgttatatcatttgacttcaaacgatatccagaagcggggttatggttagttgaactctgttccttcaacaaaattgtacccttttcggttctacatgtgtttcgttttctacatttctggtaataaatatcaaacagtcataattggcggtcatttcaaatcaatctcaagtcaacgaggttcaggaatgtcctctcattgttaattgttggttatacatacctagacaaaatacaatgctttgttatccaccacttgaacaggatttggccaaagcaaacaaagacaagaactatttaggtatattctatagaaataggtagaagcttattatcctcttcagcaataggattattgattggtttaaacagtgtttgatgagatacttgtcacaccaaattgaggtacctatgaatatgaccttcacgcacattttacactgtaactcagaataaaatttgccgactttacggctcattcgtagtgtacagTCACATATAGAGTATAAACCTTGACAGTTAATATTAAAATCTAGACTCCGTAGATATAGAAAATTATACATCCTTCGTTTTCATTTGTCAAGACGGATAATTTGAGACTATTTGAAGTGCAATTGGatcattttgacaattttcccaGTATACTTTGACCTATTTAGACCTAGAGAtatatgaccattgacttttactccttttttctgtttgtttggttttgttagttgtgtgtgtttattttgtatttgtttttgcTGACCAGTCAATGTATAGATGCAGTGTtatcttttctttcattttacctttgtTGTCTTTCGACTTAACTTAATTGACAGTGACGAAGTTGAAAGTGCTGAAGATCGGCTAACTTCAGCAGTATTTGGAGACACCCGGATAAGCAGGACTTCTGCTTACAACCAAGCTGTAAGATTTTCCTCTATGATCATCCACCCACAATGGAATCCAAGATCAAGTCCTGCAAGCCAAGTAGAGTTTGATATTGCACTTGTTGATCTCGGGAGATCGGTTGACATCACCAATTATGTACGACCTATATGTTTGGCTTCACTTCTAACCGAGACTACTTTCTACCATTCCTGCTACGTCGCAGGATGGGGCGCATTAGAACCAGTAACTGGAGATGAaggtaataataatatacaacgAAAATAATAAAAACGAATTTTGCTAAATGAAAGACTCAATTTGTTCGACCAAGTGTTCCTCCCAAAAATGTGGGCTAACTCCAGGAGGGGTAAATCCATTATAGGCCCACAGGGTCAAAAATGGAAAATGCTTGGATTACTGTGCTTATCAAACTATAATTATCCATGTAGTTTTTACCAACGACTTATGGTTACGGAAAGACAAAATGTACCAAAGGTCAATCACACAGCTGCTCCGATTTTCTTTAAAAATCGTATGAAAAATAGCCATTGTTACTGACACCACGTCTGTCGCCTCCTTTTTCTTCTATTGTAGATGTTCTATATCCAGATAGATTACAAGAACGTCAGATACCTATTATATCTGCTAGTGAATGTGAAGATAAAGCAAGTGAAATAACTTCAGATTTCATCATATGTGACGCTGGTCTCAATAATGCAGGCACATGCGCGGTAAGATTTATACTTTTACAATTATTATAGTAACTGTTGGAAATGCTTTCTTTCCGTTTTGAAAGGTTTAGGGTCCAAATCATGCCAAATCTCTAGTTGCATTTAACAGTAACGTTTTGGTTGCATTTGAGTTTGACGTGTCAGTTATGCAAGATGAAACTTTCATCCCATTTCATTTTTAGCCAAGTAATGTTTCACTCATTGCGTTTTTGTCTCTCCAGGGTGACAGTGGAGGTCCTTTGATGTGCAAGAGTTATCAGGATTCTAGTTATCATCTTGTGGGGATTACAAGCAGCGGGGTTGGTTGTGGATCAGGCGTACCTGCCTTTTATACCAGAATATCGCGATTTGTTCAATGGATTAAAGATATTACACAACCGTAAACCTCTTCTACAAGTATATAGAGTGCTTTGATGAACGCTaaaatccaggcgccatccatcgacaaaaatACAACATCATGGAACATCATGGAGTTTGAgtaaataaattaccgatacgaGCATTTAACAAACATGTAGCCTACTATTGTAgaacaatctattgtattggcatatttacagctgtttcgtatTACTTTATCTTTCAtcgaaaacactctatatgcttgtagtaTAGTCTATGTCgtaattaaaatttgaaaaacttgatCCCATTTGATAGCATCgttaacagtggcgtaactactaCGGGGGGGGGCAACGCGCCGGGTGCCACCCAttggggcgccaaattgacaaattcagcatcgattctgcgcccctccaagcaatgAAAGTTCAAATTATCGCgcaaaatcaattaaaagaacattttaagaccgatattcaacttttaGTGGTAGGCCTTACTTGTCCAAAATTCGCGCACTTGTTtctagaattgtgtgtgtgtgtgtggggggggtgccattatgtatccttagccctgtgtGCCACAACCACGTCTAAGATATTCacgggggggtaggggcgccaattttgtttcttgccccgggcgctaccaaccccaGTTACGACACTGAtcgtgaagcctttattacataCCTCTTCAGCATTTACATGTACTGCTTTATTTTACCAATCGCAGACTTCCTTACGTTTTTATTGCTTCTcaaatctattaatatcaatgtaCTATAAGGTAATTAGTAATAAGTAGGATATGTGTTATTACGAACAATTTGTTTTTCCTAAGGTAAATAGTTATGTATAAAGAACAGTTTAAGTaataaaaagtgcatttttataaTTCGATTAAAAATCTCATATATAGCTCAAGAGCCGCAACAAACTCCAAGTATTTGATGCAACAGACTCCAAATGTTTGatgatataaaatcaataatatattatgtAATATCGGGttgaaatatattatcaattctacgtcatcaaacattcgttagaagttaaacattactggaaatagaatgggaatagattaaataacgaagacatgttacatcgaatTCTCTACATCCCTACAAAGTCTGTAGCGGCCTTAACCTGCTGCAGTAAATTGCATCTGTTTCTTTAAATTTGCCTGTATATGCCAAGTCAAAATGATCACCATATATTGAGGGCTTAAAACCAGTACCACCTATGTCCATTTgtgttctcaattacatgttacttatttcggcaacaaatgggcggttaattctgcactccagaataaatgtaagtgactttttTGATAATGTATGGTCTCTTGCGTCTAACAAACAGTGACCATGCATATGCCCCAAAGTCACTTGTATTTATTATGGAgagcagaattaaccgtccatttgttgccgaaatgagtaacatgtaattgtgaacACAAATGAACATAGGTGGTTCTGGGTTTTAGCCCTCGATATATTGTTCACTTTGAATGTGTAGAgaatcatatttttatttatggGAAAAGGGTAATGAACACAGAGAATTGCTTGTGAAACATAAAGCTGTTTATTTGTAAATTAAACTAAATGTGATTAAATAACATGGATCgtaatttatgtatttttaatataataattattatttctgTTGATAAGATCACGACATAATGGTATTTTGAGCATCTTTGTTGTAATGGGACTGTCAGTTCTAACAtttttgtttttagttttattttagttttagtaGTTTAATTAACTTCTTTTATCTTCCtcccttcccctttctcttcctgATCTCCTACCGTGGGTGTATCTGACTGACTGCATGTGtgtatatgtaaaaaaaaaaaatagtatagcaccagaggatgatttaaggaagccccatcatgcactgcaaaagtgttatcactagagtttcaactgccactttacttttcaaatcccattgaactctgtgcaaaagatgttgttttagaattgtgtgtgtgtcattattacgtggtcgatttcagatctaaagtgatgtatgcataaaggataattcacaccttctgcagATAAcagaaaatgtgaaatcgaccagctttttttttgaaggtgtttttattgtaaatacatcagtccaaattcaaatttaaccatgcacgtctatgcagtgggcgggcagtggtgtcatgttcactcacacagctatgctaaccgcaagacttgctgggtagtgcttaaatcatcctctggtatagCACGGTCGTATTGGATGACATTCGATATCAATCCCGGATATCAGTATTTTGATACGTGctttataaatatataatataagaaTATCCCATTTAAATCGCTCTTTCCAGGAATGAAAGTACTATTAGTCGAGTAGAACTTTAAGTATTAAAATAGGCTTTATATTAAAGGTGTTGATTATAATATTTtcttaataaaataaacaaaaccaaaaagCTTGCTTATTTTTCGCTATGTTTTATGACGTATTGAAATCaaaatttatatataatattaaaaGTCGCGTTATCATTTTTCAAAGCTGGTGAGAAAATGTGCGTTTCGCTTAAAGAAATACAAAATTGGATCGGCAACTTCGGTATTCAATTTCTCTACTACTGAAAGTCCACCGAACAGATTTATCTAATCATATCATGAGAACAttgagggacggttgttcggctcgtacccacactgcttctttgactccccgttcAAAGCAACGaggttcacggtccaaaatgacaacgtcgtcaatgtcaaaactgtgaccACTGCCCTCAAGGTGTTTATAGACAtctgaatcgttgccacttgaactggcgcgtctatgttgggacatgcgactctgcaGTGGTTGTCCGGTTACACCAATGTAATGTTCTTGGCACacctgatcttcagcgcactggACACCATAAACTACACCACTTATGCGGCCTTTGGGCTGCTTGTCCTTTGGGTGTACTAGCGACTGCCGCAGGGTATTGGTTGGCTTGAAGTGTGTAGTGATGCCGTGATCGCGGTCTTTAATTTCTCTGAAACATCCCCATGATAGTGAATGGTGACAAAAGTCTTGATACCAGAAGACGCGGTGGGTTCGCTAGCTGGTTTAGCGTCTTTCTCACCACGATTTAGGGCCTTGTCGATTGCCCAGTCTTTGTAGTGCTCAGTGATCTTATCAGATTCCTTTGTGATGATGGTATCAGCCCTGTGATAAAGAGTGTTCACTACATCGAGTTTCTGGACCAATGGATGATTAGAGCTGAACTGCAAATATTGATCAGTATGTGTTGGTTTGCGAAATACTGATACTGAGAGAGTGCGATCTTGGTTGACAGGAACCAAGCAATCCAAAAATGGAAGTTTATTGTCCGTCAGACCTACTTGGGTAAATTTGATGTTGTTTTCCACTTGGTTAATATGCGCGAAAAAGTTGTCGAGCTCCGAAGACTTGTATCGTCAACATAACGATACCATTTGGAAGGTGGAGATCCGGGGTAAGACGACAAGGCACACTGAATCGCTCCATGTACAAGTTGGAAATAATCGGCGACACAGGGGAGCCCATAGAATAACCATGACATTGTTGGTAAAAGTTGTTGCCATAACTGAAGTAAGCATTATCCAAACATAGGCTCAGCAATTCACAAATCTGATCTGGCGACAAGTTTGTGCGTTCGGCCAAAGTCTTATCCTCCTTCAAAACATCCCGAACCGCGAGTACCACATCTGCTGGAGGGATGCTAGTGAACAAGGCAGTGACGTCGAAGGATGTTAACGTCTCGTCCGCGTCCAACACAATACCCTGAATTTTCTCCGCGAAGTCCTTTGAATTCCAAATATGATGTTTCGATTTGCCAACCAAATGGCCTACGATCTTAGCAAGGTACTTGTCAATGTTATAAGTGACTGATCCTATGCTGCTGCTGACAATAGGACGTAAAGGTACACTGGCCTTATGAACCTTCGGAAGAAGTAGGATCTACCGCGATCACGGCATCGCTACACACTTCAAGCCAACCAATACCCTGCGGCAGTCGCTAGTACACCCAAAGGACAAGCAGCCCAAGGGCCGCATAAGTGGTGTAGTTTATGGTGTCCAATGCGCTGAAGATCAGGTGTGCCAAGAAcattacattggtgaaaccggccaaccactgcagagtcgcatgtcccaacatagacgcgccagttcaagtggcaacgattcggctgtctacaaacaccttgagggcagtggtcacagttttgacattgacgttgacgacgttgtcattttggaccgtcGAAACGTTGGTGATTCCCTctaaccaaaagtgagtttttctggttgaccagatttaagtATCTACTAattgacttattcttcacttttaagcagtttataaacaaatttaaattgtttgtTCTTTCGCtgcaatcactgaatgggcctttaacctgACTTAGAtttaataaacaattttaattgtctattttaaaatgttaaaacattttaactCTTGAAAGTATTTAAATTacacttcaacactacttgtttatttcgcttaccgggagcgttttcgaggaacttcctcgtcgtcagcCGATGTAGTTAGCTATGATGTTTTcatggaaacggctagagaccaacctgatctgGGTTTCATCAAGTTGCCCCACACAGGATCTAAttccaatcctgtgtctcggGTTAACGAAGGTCCTTGCTTCTTGATCTGAATTGCTTCCAGGACCCTCCTGGGAAATTAAGTGAAGGCCCTACTCGCTGTCACCTTGCCTTACATTGAAGGCACCTCTGAACGACTGCGTAGAGCGttcaatataagctaatatagcaGGTGTTCCAACTGCATTTAAACCACATCAAAGACTACACCAGACCCGGGCGCCAGACCTTAGTCTCCCCGAAAGACAGGTAGTTAAGTTGAAACAGTCGGGAAGAGTCTTCAAAATTGCATGTTCAGATTGTCACGCCACATACATCGGAGAGTCGGGTAGGAGCTGGAAAAGAGACTTGCGGAACACAAGTCTAAAGCCGCTGGCTCCAAATCGGCTGTACAAGAACATATACAAGCGAGCACAACACGCATCAAATAGACTGGGACAACGTAAAAGTACTGGAGAAAGAAACAAAGGAATTCCCAGGAGGGTCCTGGAAGCTATTCAGATCAAGAAGCAAGGACCTCCATTGAACCGAAACACAGGATTGGAATtagatcctgtgtgggacaacctgatcaaaaATAGCGGTACCAGGGGCAGGAAACTTCCGACTTCGGTGCACgtcaagtgtgatgtcacctgatctgGTTGGTCTCTAGTCGTCATTTTTCGAGAAAACATCATAGCTAACAACATTGGCTGACGACGAGGATGTTCcacgaaagcgctcccggtaagcgaaataaacaagtagtgttgaagtttaatttaatttagctcCTCTTGTAATAGAAATGGAACTGATACTTTTGCTTTAGGCTTGAATTACATACAGTGTAATAGAATGAGAGCAATTAGGATTATCTATGTTTTTCCCCGTCCATTACGAATTGAGTTATGTCCAGTCATGAGAAATCTTTAGACAATACCGATAGCTGCGGGATATCATGGAAGCAGCGTGGTGGACCCTCAACTTCTGGGGTTTTCCCCTCGTTGGCTTACCAGCAAGGGTATTTGATTCCAGAACATGACCTCTTGACCCAATCTTGATCAGAACTAAAAACGCGGTCCTAGGAAATGATTGGAACCTTCTGTATCTGAACTTTATATCGAattttaattgtgatattttgagtCACGGTCactgaaatgtttattttattgcttGTAGGTTTTACATAATGAAATTTGGTTTATAGGCATATCACTCGAAATTCTACAGTCTATATATGTCAGCATAAAGAACAATTGTGATGATTGGCTGAAATACCAATTGACTGGCAATCAAATATGTATTCGACTTCTGCATTTCGCCGGGAATTTAGCTTGACCGTTTCTAACACGATCAGTCTGATTGGATCTTTTTCCACGTGGCTCTgatattctctcggtcggggttgttctatctattgcacttacccatttctcacgtCTGCCAAAGGAGACACCCTCacaaaatccctattggtttgtacagggcctttcagttccaaCCAATTTTCTCCGCATAGAAAACACCAATTTGCTTTTCCTTTTGAGTTTATTCCCCTGAAGAAATCgaactttttgaattgtttccccaagaggtatttatttttatgttttgtaatttctcccattgagtgcaacggtaAGTGTGAAGTGTCCCCTTCGTGTCCGAGGGCGCGAGATGGAACAGCCGTAACACAACCAATGGGACGAAGCGATCTATCGCGAGTAGCTGCGAGTGACGTTATGCCGACCGAGAGAATGTtattatatagacgaatccaatttcacgcattcctacacctcaatggcagccatagctgggtccccgtcgggtatatcccacctaaaatatgaaatggtgcttccttggcggggattttaaactgcatttcatgacccgtacacgtagacaatagaatgatgaaactttacaacacaatacactaacatcgatttttttaagcggctttaatccacccattgggcagtcacaacaccagttcggtgtgccggggacccagtcatggccgactaaattctgaccatcacttggctcgttggattcgtttaTAGTCTACTACATTTCCGATTCttacacttgagaacgttcctgcaatatTATTGGATCTTACCTGTGTgtaatatgacacgatataacacggttAAGCACGTGCGCGTAGACGCAATACCCGTACTCGTTATTTAAACCAATCGGAGGcgtatagcaacaacgggactgatcgattttaagccctgggtaattccttgtaaaattaaggatttaatttgattaaaatttgttatacttaggatatttttatttgaattgaagtgtttaagaatgagaaaaaAGGTTTTGTTTTTAGCCGATGtcgtgtatctatcgtctcatataacacggacgacatcattatttttttggcgtaaaacaactcgttGCTTTACTTAAATAAtggtgtcgcccgtgttatatgagacgatagatgctaaaacaataactttattctctaaattcaaTACAGCTCAATATTGTGGCCTTGTGGTACGATTCTCGCCTCGAGTGCGAGAGGAACCAAGATCAACTTCCGGTAAGGTGAgtttttctgtccattttaaacccaaaattgcttattttcatatgaaaatgtatatattgcgcTGGGAAATATGTTTTGTGTCATTTATTTTTTCTAATTCGGTACTGCAGGGGTGCAAAAAAATCATTTGCACACATTGCTTGGCATGTGGGATTAGTCCCGAGTGACATGTTGTACAGTTtgtacattagtaccaaatatgtcatttataattgaaaattagggggtgtTGCAACCATCAAATCTATAATTTATACATAATAAGATTTGAAACATTATCTCAACTGAgcctggctttcccttttaaatcTTTTTTAATTACTCATGAATCTGGGAGTGTCTAGAAGACAAATGTCCAATGCGGCCGCCGCAAGCCTGGCTGACTATGACTTCCATCATGATCATGTCCATAGTTAATACTTGCAACTAATGAAGTTCCAATATAGAAGATTTCTAGACACTGCAGCATTGTGGTCATGAGTTGCTGACGGAATCCCGGGTACTCGGATTTTTCCTGTCTAGAAGAGTCTACCAATTCACATCCAATGCCATAATAGGCATAGAAACCCGCCGTGGGTATCTTGTATACGTTCCAGTATAGACGTGAGATTGTCTCTTTAACTCAGGAACCGAATCGCGGATCTGTATTTTTATTTCAGATCTAATTGTTTTCAGTATATATACCTCTGATGCATGTAACTCTGTTAAATGATTACCTATCAGATCCACGCTTTCTATTGCAGGTAGAGTTGCGATTACTTCATACACAGCGTGTAACCATAGAGCAGAGGGTGTCAAACGTTTCTGAAATAACCCGAGGTGTTTCAAAGTCGAATGCCCTATTAAATATTTGATGCCTTGTGCAGTATAATAACCATCAGTCAACTCAAGTTCTGTCAATGTTGTTAAATCTGAGGCTACAACATTTATAACAGCATTTGTTATGATGGAACCTTCCAGCTCCAAGAACTTCAAATGAGATAATTTGGTGGTCATATCCTGAAATACCTCAAGTGGACATAACGTCCCTGCTTTCAAACCAAGATGTTGTAAGTTTATCCATTTTGTAGCCATATGTTGTATAAATCTACTCACATTTCCGAAATAAGTCTTGCTAATAGACAACTTAAAGCTTGTGAGGCACGTTAGCTCATCAACTACTGCATACAAAATTGCATCTAACTTCCGTGGATCTTCATGTATATCCGTCAACCATAACTCCTGAAGTTTCGTATCACTTTGTGCAAGACACGACAAACCCTGTtctgttaaaaagaaatcatctAGATAAAGATGTTTAAGCCGCGTGCATTCACTTGCAAGGCGCTTCATCAGTTGTTTCGAAAGATctattttctcaatttgtttGATGCGTAAACCTTTCAAGGTTAATTGTAATCTTTCGACGCTCTCTGGAAAGACAAACCTCTCAGCTAAGCTACGTGGCGCCGAATCAAACAAGAACGATACAGGTGCTGCAGATTCAGCTGCATAGGGCAAAAATGACAGTTTTCTTAAGTTTGTACATTTGTTTCGAAGGTGTAACAGTATAGCAGTGCTCACAATTTTTAAACGGACACTTTTTAATGATGGTCCTGCATATCGACGCAGAAAATACAACACCGACATTTCTTCTGTCATACCTGTATCTTGAGTTCCCCAATGTTTATAAAATTGCGAACCTTCCAACATGGAATTGCGTTTTCTTTTCGTTGGTCGCACTGTATCTTTCCAAAAGTCAATCAACTTCCAGAGTCGACCATCTGCAACAGCTATGCGCCATCGGCGACATACACTAAAACAAGGGATGGAAAAAACATTCAGGTGAAAGAAGTTACCAGCAATTTCTACAATTCAATGATTATTCGGAATTAAAGCGCCACAAATGATCATGGTTAAGGCATTTTCTGGAGATTAGAAAGTGCTCTAGTCCACTAGTTTCGATAGTTTATACTTTTCACCCTTCATCTAAATATAAGCACCCATTTCACAGCAACTCTCTGTATGTATGAAATCATTCAAAGTACTGCCTCTAAGAGCTTCTAAGATTTAAAAGTTAAAAGATGTTACAAAACAAAGACATATAGCCACTTTTTTATACTTGCTACTCTCAAATCAGGTTTTTGGCGTTATTCATACCTCTCTGTCCCTCGCATTCGGCATGGAATGGTTTAATCTACTCGTAGCTTACCTGCTTACTTTCAGCTTGTCTTCAACAGAGAGGAAGGTAAATATCACCACCAGTGCGTCATCGGTGAGGATGCTAGCGTCACTGTCACCACAGCttattttttgtcccattttgacAATCAACAAAGCACGTATTGCAGCTGATACACCTTACAATCCTGAGGTCAAGTAGCAGAAAGAAATAGTGGTAAATATTAGAAAATA includes the following:
- the LOC140155807 gene encoding uncharacterized protein isoform X2 codes for the protein MLEGSQFYKHWGTQDTGMTEEMSVLYFLRRYAGPSLKSVRLKIVSTAILLHLRNKCTNLRKLSFLPYAAESAAPVSFLFDSAPRSLAERFVFPESVERLQLTLKGLRIKQIEKIDLSKQLMKRLASECTRLKHLYLDDFFLTEQGLSCLAQSDTKLQELWLTDIHEDPRKLDAILYAVVDELTCLTSFKLSISKTYFGNVSRFIQHMATKWINLQHLGLKAGTLCPLEVFQDMTTKLSHLKFLELEGSIITNAVINVVASDLTTLTELELTDGYYTAQGIKYLIGHSTLKHLGLFQKRLTPSALWLHAVYEVIATLPAIESVDLIGNHLTELHASEVYILKTIRSEIKIQIRDSVPELKRQSHVYTGTYTRYPRRVSMPIMALDVNW
- the LOC140155807 gene encoding uncharacterized protein isoform X1, whose product is MGQKISCGDSDASILTDDALVVIFTFLSVEDKLKVSSVCRRWRIAVADGRLWKLIDFWKDTVRPTKRKRNSMLEGSQFYKHWGTQDTGMTEEMSVLYFLRRYAGPSLKSVRLKIVSTAILLHLRNKCTNLRKLSFLPYAAESAAPVSFLFDSAPRSLAERFVFPESVERLQLTLKGLRIKQIEKIDLSKQLMKRLASECTRLKHLYLDDFFLTEQGLSCLAQSDTKLQELWLTDIHEDPRKLDAILYAVVDELTCLTSFKLSISKTYFGNVSRFIQHMATKWINLQHLGLKAGTLCPLEVFQDMTTKLSHLKFLELEGSIITNAVINVVASDLTTLTELELTDGYYTAQGIKYLIGHSTLKHLGLFQKRLTPSALWLHAVYEVIATLPAIESVDLIGNHLTELHASEVYILKTIRSEIKIQIRDSVPELKRQSHVYTGTYTRYPRRVSMPIMALDVNW